A genomic window from Peromyscus maniculatus bairdii isolate BWxNUB_F1_BW_parent chromosome 1, HU_Pman_BW_mat_3.1, whole genome shotgun sequence includes:
- the LOC143271788 gene encoding leukocyte immunoglobulin-like receptor subfamily B member 4, whose translation MDVSLPIQLAYTFSVHADKRETNLQLLEGDTDPTARDRVPQKRSSPDVAIKEENQDASAMDPQPEESVELDSWNPSGEEPQRIVYAQVKPSRLHRAGSTSPSPLSGKVLDMKNNQSGENREMYPQVGSVHSSSRSCQCQAHTFLQLCPTPGYYIQGTAGCDLCPVM comes from the exons ATGGATGTG AGCCTTCCCATCCAACTAGCTTATACTTTTTCAGTTCATGCAGACAAAAGGGAGACCAACTTGCAACTTCTTGAAGGGGATACAGACCCAACAGCCAGAGATAGAGTCCCTCAGAAGAG ATCCAGCCCAGATGTTGCCATCAAGGAAGAAAACCAAG ATGCTTCTGCGATGGACCCACAACCTGAGGAGAGTGTAGAGCTGGACAGTTGG AACCCATCTGGTGAAGAACCCCAGAGAATTGTGTATGCCCAGGTGAAACCCTCCAGGCTTCATAGAGCAGGAAGTACCTCTCCTTCCCCACTGTCAGGAAAAGTACTGGACATGAAGAATAATCAatcaggagagaacagagagatgtACCCTCAGGTAGGTTCTGTTCATTCCAGCTCCAGAAGTTGCCAGTGCCAAGCACATACCTTCCTCCAACTCTGTCCCACTCCAGGCTACTACATCCAAGGAACCGCAGGATGTGACCTATGCCCAGTTATGTAG